From Deltaproteobacteria bacterium, one genomic window encodes:
- the pilQ gene encoding type IV pilus secretin PilQ, which yields MLRRRISWLAIGLFVVALTACAQLQTFTETEQAEPSETYQVKDVQVIEAAKETQLLIDSSSAPKYTAYKLIDPLRLLIELPDAASPESLISKPIPGKGLIRNVQIEQTGDEKKPSVRLTVSLNQDVDYVTSGTDNRLTFRFVPGTAATKAPVLSTKALKAPSEGQPVKSGIISTGSAGDSSSLDARYDVFENQVKVRISSPSEISRVDKFTLENPSRLVFDLFGIRYVQASKTMPIGRPQLESIRIGSHEDKTRVVFEFPQGPRPEVDVKTEPNTLNIAFHTSKPGEPLSPMTKTAEKEKPPVAMKSAAVKQEPPLEEERLASAPKPAPETAEPKSAAATALGSATPTSIPPVALAATPESAAGKAREDQSVQAPITAEALTPEEGMTTQYTGERISLDFQDADIHGIFRLIAEVSNLNVVTADNVKGRVTVRLDNVPWDQALDTILKAKQLHKTQQGNVIWITTMDDYQASIEKQRKADEEHLLNEEILQQLEPMITDYIRLRYANAKDISNILFQFLSRWPVDKKLGVMARGTEEKSAERVRGKLEVDSRTNTLIIKDVPAIVAECKRIAKDLDKPIAQVLLQARIVTVQSSYLRELGVKWGGDYSRFDDGNSVGVRGTSGDISTDQGTLLDPLNPIVNLLPLDAATSGLGVSFGRIVGNTLLRLDAQLQALENDNRATIISAPKVVTLDNTKAEIIQGEQFPVTTRDQLGAFKTEYRDAALKLTVTPTVVPNTQRITVQIHLEEKLRVPGTEQLNEVGNPVLSIKQADTVMLMDSNETMVIGGITAQEKSDSERRVPCLGNLPGIGYLFKSTQNSDDKRELLMFITPSILRVPEESQPLSE from the coding sequence ATGTTGAGGCGACGTATTTCGTGGTTGGCTATCGGTTTATTCGTAGTTGCATTAACGGCATGTGCGCAGCTCCAAACCTTCACTGAAACGGAGCAGGCGGAACCGTCCGAGACGTATCAGGTGAAGGACGTCCAGGTTATCGAGGCAGCCAAGGAGACCCAGCTTTTGATCGATAGCAGTTCCGCCCCGAAATACACGGCGTACAAATTGATCGATCCGCTGCGTCTGCTGATAGAGTTGCCGGACGCGGCTTCCCCCGAATCTCTCATTTCCAAGCCGATCCCCGGCAAAGGGCTGATCCGCAACGTCCAAATCGAACAAACCGGGGATGAGAAGAAGCCGAGTGTCCGTCTGACCGTTTCCCTGAATCAGGATGTGGACTATGTGACTTCCGGCACGGACAATCGTTTAACATTTCGCTTCGTACCGGGTACGGCGGCAACTAAGGCCCCCGTGCTTTCGACCAAAGCTCTGAAAGCCCCGTCCGAAGGCCAACCGGTCAAATCGGGAATCATCTCGACCGGGTCGGCCGGCGATTCATCTTCCTTGGATGCCAGGTATGACGTCTTCGAAAATCAAGTGAAGGTGCGTATCTCCTCACCGTCGGAAATTTCCCGAGTGGACAAATTCACCTTGGAGAATCCCTCCAGACTCGTGTTCGATCTTTTCGGCATCCGTTACGTACAGGCTTCCAAGACAATGCCCATAGGTCGACCCCAGCTTGAATCGATTCGCATCGGCAGCCACGAAGACAAAACAAGGGTCGTGTTTGAGTTTCCCCAGGGTCCCCGTCCCGAAGTGGACGTCAAAACGGAGCCTAACACGCTCAACATCGCTTTCCACACGTCCAAGCCCGGGGAACCCTTGTCACCCATGACCAAGACCGCCGAGAAGGAAAAACCTCCAGTTGCAATGAAGTCGGCCGCGGTGAAGCAAGAGCCGCCCCTGGAAGAAGAAAGGCTTGCATCCGCGCCTAAACCGGCCCCCGAAACCGCAGAGCCTAAATCGGCCGCTGCAACCGCTTTGGGGTCCGCTACACCAACGTCGATCCCTCCGGTCGCCCTCGCCGCCACTCCGGAAAGCGCTGCCGGCAAGGCTCGCGAGGACCAGTCCGTCCAGGCGCCCATAACCGCCGAAGCGCTGACTCCCGAAGAAGGAATGACCACTCAATACACCGGCGAACGAATTTCCCTTGATTTCCAGGATGCCGATATTCATGGCATCTTCCGTCTCATTGCCGAGGTCAGCAATCTCAATGTCGTAACCGCGGACAATGTCAAGGGGCGGGTTACCGTGCGACTGGACAATGTCCCGTGGGATCAGGCTCTCGACACTATCCTCAAGGCCAAGCAGCTCCACAAGACGCAGCAAGGCAACGTCATCTGGATCACCACCATGGACGACTACCAGGCCTCCATAGAGAAACAGCGAAAAGCCGATGAGGAGCATTTGCTGAACGAGGAGATCCTGCAGCAGTTGGAACCCATGATCACGGACTATATCCGCCTCCGTTACGCCAATGCAAAAGACATATCGAACATACTCTTTCAGTTTTTGTCCCGCTGGCCCGTCGATAAGAAATTGGGCGTCATGGCGCGAGGCACGGAGGAAAAGTCGGCCGAGCGGGTGCGCGGCAAACTTGAAGTGGACTCGCGCACCAACACCCTCATTATCAAAGACGTCCCGGCCATAGTGGCGGAGTGCAAACGCATCGCCAAGGATTTGGACAAACCTATCGCCCAAGTCCTCCTTCAGGCCCGCATCGTAACCGTCCAATCCAGTTACTTACGCGAACTCGGCGTGAAATGGGGAGGCGACTACAGCCGGTTCGACGATGGGAATTCGGTCGGGGTCCGTGGCACCAGCGGCGATATATCGACGGACCAGGGGACCCTTCTCGATCCCCTCAATCCCATCGTAAACCTGCTCCCGCTAGATGCCGCCACCTCGGGGCTGGGCGTCAGCTTCGGACGAATCGTGGGTAACACGCTCCTCCGCCTGGACGCGCAGCTTCAGGCTCTCGAAAACGACAACAGGGCCACCATCATTTCCGCGCCGAAAGTCGTCACACTGGACAACACCAAGGCGGAGATCATTCAGGGGGAACAGTTCCCGGTCACGACCCGGGATCAGCTCGGAGCATTCAAAACCGAATACCGGGACGCCGCTCTAAAGCTTACGGTCACTCCCACCGTGGTCCCCAACACTCAGCGTATCACCGTCCAGATTCATCTGGAGGAGAAACTCCGCGTGCCCGGTACGGAACAGTTGAACGAGGTCGGGAATCCGGTTCTGAGTATAAAGCAGGCGGATACCGTCATGCTGATGGACAGCAACGAAACCATGGTGATCGGCGGTATCACGGCTCAGGAGAAGAGTGACAGCGAACGCAGGGTGCCCTGCCTGGGTAACCTTCCGGGCATCGGCTATCTGTTCAAGTCCACTCAAAACAGCGACGACAAAAGAGAGTTGCTCATGTTCATTACGCCCTCGATCCTGAGAGTACCCGAGGAATCGCAACCATTGTCCGAATAA
- the pal gene encoding peptidoglycan-associated lipoprotein Pal, whose amino-acid sequence MVSIKKTATASVYLFCVYIVCCWGLALAESADYILKKPEQFFGSLLSATEEKLLLGTGDMVLTDIGGRLSPEAAGLSSSESNLDKLPPREIAQIAREYKENGRTVTVLDENVPLSIGHLFNVYARNTYVPKDEFGRYYYFRIGRIQIVKVFDIKSVAKIVQANKELNFQEGGVFYLDPDLQGIEGAAGISGVTPGAERFAAGMPSEGEPSASGIITGTGIPEGVMAGSAAGEQATALAPFGKEGPIYKSLEDRFESERVFFAFDDSGLTESAISALEFKAGYLVEHPDATASIEGHCDERGSVEYNLALGQRRAEASRDYLVTLGVRADRISVVSFGKERPIAPGHDEKAWAANRRCEFRLN is encoded by the coding sequence ATGGTGTCCATCAAAAAAACCGCCACTGCGTCCGTTTATCTGTTCTGCGTATATATAGTCTGCTGTTGGGGCCTCGCCTTAGCCGAATCCGCGGACTATATACTCAAGAAGCCTGAACAGTTTTTCGGATCGTTGCTGTCGGCTACAGAAGAAAAGCTTCTCCTCGGAACCGGAGATATGGTGCTAACGGACATCGGGGGGAGACTTTCCCCGGAGGCCGCAGGTCTAAGCTCCAGCGAGTCCAACCTGGACAAGCTTCCTCCGCGGGAAATTGCTCAGATTGCCCGTGAATACAAAGAAAACGGAAGAACGGTCACGGTGCTCGACGAAAATGTCCCGTTGAGCATAGGGCATCTCTTCAACGTGTACGCGCGGAACACCTATGTGCCAAAGGACGAATTCGGACGTTACTACTACTTCCGTATCGGCCGAATCCAAATCGTCAAGGTATTTGACATCAAATCCGTGGCCAAGATCGTTCAGGCCAACAAGGAACTCAACTTTCAGGAGGGCGGCGTCTTTTACCTGGATCCGGATCTGCAAGGCATAGAAGGCGCCGCCGGGATCTCCGGTGTCACCCCGGGCGCCGAACGCTTTGCCGCCGGAATGCCTTCCGAAGGCGAGCCTTCCGCTTCGGGAATCATCACCGGTACGGGTATACCCGAAGGAGTCATGGCGGGATCCGCTGCAGGCGAACAGGCTACGGCTCTTGCTCCGTTCGGAAAAGAAGGCCCGATCTACAAATCGCTGGAAGATCGTTTTGAAAGCGAGCGCGTTTTCTTCGCTTTCGACGATTCCGGACTCACCGAATCCGCGATATCCGCTCTGGAATTCAAGGCCGGATACCTCGTGGAACACCCCGACGCTACAGCCTCGATCGAAGGCCACTGCGATGAACGCGGAAGCGTCGAATATAACTTGGCCCTCGGCCAGCGACGCGCGGAAGCCTCCAGGGATTACCTTGTAACTCTCGGCGTACGTGCTGATCGCATCAGTGTCGTCAGTTTCGGAAAAGAACGCCCAATAGCTCCCGGCCACGATGAGAAGGCCTGGGCCGCGAATCGTCGTTGCGAATTCCGCCTCAACTAG
- a CDS encoding NTP transferase domain-containing protein — protein MIRKAVIPAAGRGRRMLEFSHGLPKELLSVGGKSMIQRAVEMHVRSGIERIAVVLSPDKQSIRDLLASKRFADPRFRELLDQVELVFFEQAEPLGVAHAVSLAREFIGKEPFALVMPDCLLVSETPFLSQLVQVYSKRPVDMIGFVWLEQSRSMQFGNVGLLRVEPVEPPLYRILELSDKGAGSVNFSEPIHPKGFAGGIYGPDYFDLIPAEPGRTGEIDDVPIHQDLIRSGRLYGVELVGIAFDLGNPEGYRAAERFFSTSRNSSNMNGSR, from the coding sequence ATGATCCGGAAAGCCGTCATCCCGGCCGCGGGTAGAGGCCGACGCATGCTGGAGTTCTCTCACGGTCTGCCCAAAGAGCTGCTGTCCGTGGGCGGCAAGTCCATGATTCAGCGAGCCGTGGAGATGCATGTCCGCTCGGGCATCGAACGGATAGCCGTGGTTCTTTCTCCTGACAAGCAGTCCATCCGTGATCTTCTGGCTTCGAAGCGGTTCGCTGATCCGAGGTTTCGTGAACTCCTCGATCAAGTCGAGTTGGTTTTCTTCGAGCAGGCGGAACCTCTTGGCGTAGCTCACGCCGTGTCTCTGGCCCGGGAGTTTATTGGAAAAGAGCCCTTTGCTCTGGTCATGCCTGACTGCTTACTGGTCTCGGAAACGCCTTTCCTGTCTCAACTCGTCCAGGTTTACAGCAAGCGTCCGGTGGATATGATCGGGTTTGTTTGGCTGGAGCAGAGCCGATCGATGCAGTTCGGCAACGTCGGCCTGCTTCGTGTAGAGCCGGTGGAACCACCGTTGTACCGGATTCTCGAGTTGAGCGATAAAGGCGCGGGTTCGGTGAACTTCAGTGAACCCATTCACCCGAAAGGGTTTGCGGGGGGGATTTACGGGCCGGACTACTTTGACCTGATACCGGCGGAGCCGGGTAGAACCGGAGAAATCGACGACGTTCCGATTCACCAGGATTTGATACGCAGCGGCAGGCTTTACGGAGTGGAGCTCGTGGGAATCGCCTTTGACCTGGGCAACCCGGAGGGGTATCGGGCCGCCGAACGGTTTTTTTCAACAAGCCGCAATTCCTCGAACATGAACGGCTCCAGATAA
- a CDS encoding PaaI family thioesterase, with product MTEYQDDQTCFACGNRNPIGLHMKVEYGQDRAFCRLRIPSEYQGWSKVVHGGIIATLLDEIMAHAVLHFVGQGVTGSLNIRFRSKSPTEEPLDIIGWVDRIKRRVVEARGEIRLASDGTLLAQGESRFMLLPVQEFARTET from the coding sequence GTGACGGAATATCAGGACGATCAAACCTGTTTTGCCTGCGGAAACCGAAATCCCATCGGGTTGCACATGAAGGTCGAATACGGCCAGGATAGGGCGTTTTGCCGATTGAGGATCCCTTCGGAGTACCAGGGCTGGTCCAAGGTGGTCCACGGAGGCATTATCGCCACCCTGCTCGACGAAATCATGGCCCATGCGGTGCTTCATTTTGTCGGACAAGGGGTCACCGGCAGTCTGAACATCCGTTTTCGGTCCAAATCGCCGACGGAAGAACCACTGGATATCATCGGCTGGGTCGATCGGATCAAACGGCGTGTGGTGGAAGCCAGGGGGGAAATCCGACTTGCCTCCGATGGGACGTTGCTTGCCCAAGGCGAAAGCCGCTTCATGCTGTTACCCGTGCAAGAATTCGCCCGGACGGAGACATAG
- a CDS encoding PaaI family thioesterase, which translates to MDPTYERGLREAVENEPFARKLGLELTDVDEGYARVEMVFDPETMGNIYGMTHGGAIFSLMDEAFQAASNSHGNIAVALNVSITYVAAPKPGERLQAEATLAAMTRKTATYDLKATGEEGRLLAKALATVYRLDKKPPFAEQT; encoded by the coding sequence ATGGATCCGACATACGAACGCGGACTGCGAGAGGCTGTCGAGAACGAGCCCTTTGCCCGGAAACTCGGACTGGAACTGACGGATGTGGATGAAGGATACGCCAGAGTGGAGATGGTGTTCGACCCTGAAACCATGGGCAACATCTACGGCATGACTCACGGAGGGGCGATTTTCTCGCTGATGGACGAAGCCTTTCAGGCCGCCTCCAACTCTCATGGCAATATCGCCGTTGCCCTGAACGTCAGCATCACGTATGTAGCCGCCCCCAAACCGGGTGAACGCCTTCAGGCGGAGGCCACATTGGCTGCCATGACTCGAAAGACGGCGACCTACGACCTCAAAGCCACCGGAGAAGAAGGCAGACTGCTCGCCAAAGCGCTGGCCACCGTATACAGATTGGACAAGAAACCGCCCTTTGCGGAACAGACGTAA
- a CDS encoding 2-hydroxyacyl-CoA dehydratase: MGNSRKIGITSTLPVEVILAADHAPVDLNNVFIQSSVPRDLILRAEEDGFPRTVCSWIKGIYRVVMDHPEIRSIIGVTQGDCSNTKALLELLEKKGREVLPFEFPGSRESGEMRAAIERLMGLFGTDWEAVMRTKRRLDRIRRKLAILDELTWRENKVSGFENHLFLVSSSDFDSDPDRFERKLDEFLSKAETRPNEARAVRLGFLGVPPIVSGIHDFVESLGAVVVFNEVQRQFAMLNLTDDLTDQYLLYTYPYGIAERIKDISRAIRERNLDGLIHYTQSFCFRQIQDILLRETLPVPILTVEGDRPGPLDAQTRNRIEAFVEVLF; encoded by the coding sequence ATGGGAAATTCAAGAAAAATAGGCATCACCAGCACGCTACCGGTTGAAGTGATCCTTGCGGCGGACCACGCGCCCGTTGATCTGAACAACGTGTTCATTCAAAGCTCCGTACCGCGGGACCTGATCCTTCGAGCGGAAGAGGACGGGTTTCCCAGAACCGTCTGCAGCTGGATTAAAGGTATATATCGAGTGGTCATGGACCACCCGGAAATCCGCAGCATCATCGGTGTGACGCAGGGAGACTGCAGCAATACGAAGGCTCTTCTGGAGCTGTTGGAGAAGAAGGGCCGGGAGGTGCTTCCGTTCGAGTTTCCGGGTTCCCGTGAATCCGGCGAAATGAGAGCAGCCATAGAGCGGCTGATGGGCTTGTTCGGCACGGACTGGGAAGCCGTGATGCGAACCAAACGTCGTCTGGACCGGATTCGGAGGAAGTTGGCGATCCTGGATGAGCTTACGTGGAGGGAAAACAAGGTATCCGGTTTCGAAAACCATCTGTTCTTGGTTTCGAGCTCGGATTTTGATTCCGATCCGGACCGATTCGAGAGGAAACTGGATGAATTCCTCTCGAAAGCCGAAACGAGGCCGAATGAAGCGCGCGCGGTCCGGTTGGGATTCCTGGGAGTGCCTCCTATCGTGAGCGGTATTCACGATTTTGTCGAAAGCCTGGGCGCCGTAGTGGTATTCAACGAGGTGCAGCGACAATTCGCCATGCTGAACCTGACCGATGACTTGACGGACCAATACCTGTTGTACACCTACCCCTATGGGATCGCCGAGAGGATCAAAGACATATCCCGGGCGATCCGGGAGAGAAATCTGGACGGCCTCATCCATTACACACAGAGTTTCTGTTTCAGGCAAATCCAGGACATTCTGCTTCGTGAGACCCTGCCCGTGCCTATACTCACGGTGGAAGGCGATCGTCCGGGACCGCTGGATGCCCAGACCCGGAATAGGATTGAAGCCTTCGTGGAGGTCCTGTTCTGA
- a CDS encoding serine/threonine protein phosphatase: MTGRIYAIGDIHGCLDHLDRLLDTIPFNAEKDRLVFVGDYIDRGPDPYGTVQRVLEIKRTHPKTICLMGNHERMFLDFLSGKDAYSFLYNGGKSTLESYSRIGAPLNQRGDTPPPEHKAFYDRLLLYFETENHIFVHAGLRPGVPLLEQNEQDLLWIRGEFYDSNYDFGKTVIFGHTPFRKPLITKNCIGIDTGAVYGNVLTCLALPDLVFYQS, encoded by the coding sequence ATGACGGGTCGGATTTACGCCATCGGAGATATTCACGGCTGTTTGGACCATCTCGATAGGTTGTTGGACACGATCCCGTTTAATGCGGAAAAAGACCGTCTCGTGTTCGTGGGAGACTATATCGATCGCGGACCGGATCCGTACGGCACAGTCCAACGAGTTCTGGAAATCAAGCGCACCCACCCGAAAACCATCTGTCTCATGGGCAACCACGAGCGAATGTTTCTGGATTTCCTATCAGGCAAAGACGCTTATTCGTTTTTGTACAATGGCGGCAAGAGCACACTGGAAAGCTATTCCAGGATAGGCGCGCCCCTGAATCAGCGGGGCGATACGCCGCCACCGGAACACAAGGCATTTTACGACCGGTTGTTGCTTTACTTTGAAACTGAAAACCACATTTTCGTGCATGCCGGCCTTCGACCCGGAGTCCCGCTCTTGGAGCAAAACGAGCAGGACCTGCTCTGGATAAGAGGAGAGTTCTATGACTCGAATTACGACTTCGGAAAGACCGTGATCTTCGGGCATACGCCGTTCCGGAAGCCGCTGATAACGAAAAACTGTATCGGAATCGACACCGGGGCGGTGTACGGAAACGTGTTGACCTGTCTGGCCCTTCCCGACTTGGTTTTCTACCAGAGTTAG
- a CDS encoding radical SAM protein: MASNEPAYLNTYRSGTLKERVRAAYSVLRSCRICARECGVNRLKGEKGFCRTGKYPVVSSYSPHFGEEDPLVGTGGSGTIFITHCNLLCAFCQNYDISHEGQGRTLAVAALSEMMIRLQDMGCHNINFVSPSHVLPQILAALPRAIDRGLRVPLVYNTGAYDRVETLKLLEGVFDIYMPDFKFWDPERSRRYLQAGNYPESARRAILEMHRQVGDLELDERGIARRGLLIRHLVMPGCAKDAAAIMKFIAEEVSRNTYVNVMAQYRPCGEARKFPDLARSLSPEDYDEVLAGARKAGLIRLDGRQPKPLFQWI, translated from the coding sequence ATGGCTTCGAACGAACCGGCCTATCTGAATACCTACCGAAGCGGGACCCTCAAGGAGCGCGTCCGCGCGGCATACTCCGTTCTGAGGTCGTGCAGGATATGCGCAAGGGAATGCGGTGTTAACCGTCTGAAAGGGGAGAAGGGATTTTGTCGAACGGGCAAGTATCCCGTGGTCTCCAGTTATTCCCCTCATTTCGGAGAAGAAGATCCGCTTGTGGGAACGGGAGGTTCGGGAACGATCTTCATTACGCACTGCAATCTGTTGTGCGCGTTTTGCCAGAACTACGACATCAGTCATGAGGGGCAGGGCCGGACGCTGGCGGTGGCCGCTCTTTCCGAGATGATGATACGCTTGCAGGACATGGGGTGTCACAACATCAACTTCGTGTCCCCGTCTCATGTGCTTCCTCAAATATTGGCCGCCCTTCCCAGAGCCATAGACAGGGGATTGCGAGTGCCCCTGGTGTACAATACCGGAGCGTACGACAGGGTCGAGACCCTGAAGCTATTGGAAGGAGTGTTCGATATTTATATGCCGGATTTCAAGTTCTGGGATCCCGAACGCTCCCGAAGGTACTTGCAGGCCGGTAACTATCCGGAATCGGCCCGCAGGGCCATTCTGGAAATGCACCGTCAGGTGGGTGATCTCGAGTTGGACGAGAGGGGGATCGCCCGGAGGGGACTGTTGATCAGGCACCTGGTCATGCCCGGCTGTGCAAAGGACGCAGCGGCCATAATGAAGTTTATTGCAGAGGAAGTGTCACGGAATACGTATGTAAACGTGATGGCTCAGTACCGTCCCTGCGGTGAAGCCCGTAAGTTTCCGGACCTGGCCCGGAGCCTTTCCCCGGAGGACTATGACGAGGTCCTGGCCGGAGCGCGTAAAGCCGGGTTGATCCGGCTCGACGGCAGGCAACCGAAGCCGTTGTTTCAATGGATATAA